From a region of the Sander lucioperca isolate FBNREF2018 chromosome 8, SLUC_FBN_1.2, whole genome shotgun sequence genome:
- the hao2 gene encoding hydroxyacid oxidase 2 isoform X3 has product MAMVCLTDFEEYAKEHLSKATWDYYAAGADECCTRDDNLLAYKRIRLRPRILRDVSVSDTRTTVQGTEISFPVGIAPTAFHCLAWHEGEVATARATEALNTCYITSTYSTCSVEEIVAAAPNGYRWFQLYVYRDRKLSEQIVHRVEALGYKALVLTVDVPYTGKRRNDIRNQFKLPPHLKVKNFDGVFQQETAAPEEYGIPANTLDPSISWKDVYWLQSITRLPIIIKGILTKEDAELAVEHGVQGIIVSNHGGRQLDGGPASIDALSEIVDTVQGRIEIYVDGGIRTGSDVLKALALGAKCVFIGRPAVWGLAYKGEEGLREVLQILNDEFRLSMALSGCRNVAEINRNLIQCSKL; this is encoded by the exons ATGGCTATGGTATGCCTGACGGACTTTGAGGAGTATGCTAAGGAGCATCTCTCAAAGGCCACCTGGGATTATTATGCAGCTGGAGCAGACGAATGCTGCACCAGGGACGACAATCTACTGGCTTACAAAAG GATCCGTCTCAGGCCTCGTATCCTGCGGGATGTGTCGGTTAGTGACACGCGGACCACAGTGCAAGGGACAGAAATCAGCTTTCCAGTTGGTATCGCACCTACTGCCTTTCACTGCCTGGCCTGGCACGAAGGAGAGGTGGCCACCGCTCGGG CCACTGAGGCTCTCAACACTTGCTACATCACCAGCACTTACTCCACCTGCTCAGTGGAGGAGATTGTGGCAGCAGCACCAAATGGTTACCGCTGGTTCCAGCTGTACGTGTACCGAGACCGGAAGCTGTCTGAACAGATTGTGCACCGCGTAGAGGCACTGGGCTACAAGGCCCTGGTCCTCACGGTCGACGTCCCCTACACCGGGAAGCGCCGCAACGACATCCGCAACCAGTTCAAGCTGCCGCCACACCTTAAGGTCAAGAATTTTGATGGAGTGTTCCAG CAGGAGACGGCAGCCCCAGAGGAGTATGGGATCCCAGCCAACACTTTGGACCCCTCCATCAGCTGGAAGGATGTGTACTGGCTGCAGTCCATCACCCGTCTGCCTATTATCATCAAGGGAATCCTGACCAAGGAGGACGCCGAGCTGGCTGTGGAGCATGGCGTCCAGGGCATCATTGTGTCAAACCACGGGGGGAGACAGCTGGACGGAGGCCCAGCTTCG ATTGACGCACTGTCGGAGATCGTGGACACAGTTCAGGGCAGGATCGAGATCTATGTGGACGGAGGCATCAGGACAGGAAGTGATGTATTGAAAGCGCTAGCCTTGGGAGCCAAGTGTGTTTTCATTGGCCGTCCAGCAGTGTGGGGCCTTGCATACAAG GGTGAGGAAGGATTGAGGGAAGTGCTGCAAATCTTAAATGATGAGTTCCGTCTGTCCATGGCTTTATCAG GTTGCAGGAACGTGGCAGAAATCAACCGGAACCTCATTCAGTGCTCTAAACTCTAA
- the hao2 gene encoding hydroxyacid oxidase 2 isoform X1, which produces MNICNREGGRCAEMAMVCLTDFEEYAKEHLSKATWDYYAAGADECCTRDDNLLAYKRIRLRPRILRDVSVSDTRTTVQGTEISFPVGIAPTAFHCLAWHEGEVATARATEALNTCYITSTYSTCSVEEIVAAAPNGYRWFQLYVYRDRKLSEQIVHRVEALGYKALVLTVDVPYTGKRRNDIRNQFKLPPHLKVKNFDGVFQQETAAPEEYGIPANTLDPSISWKDVYWLQSITRLPIIIKGILTKEDAELAVEHGVQGIIVSNHGGRQLDGGPASIDALSEIVDTVQGRIEIYVDGGIRTGSDVLKALALGAKCVFIGRPAVWGLAYKGEEGLREVLQILNDEFRLSMALSGCRNVAEINRNLIQCSKL; this is translated from the exons ATGAACATTTGTAATCG AGAGGGAGGCCGCTGTGCAGAGATGGCTATGGTATGCCTGACGGACTTTGAGGAGTATGCTAAGGAGCATCTCTCAAAGGCCACCTGGGATTATTATGCAGCTGGAGCAGACGAATGCTGCACCAGGGACGACAATCTACTGGCTTACAAAAG GATCCGTCTCAGGCCTCGTATCCTGCGGGATGTGTCGGTTAGTGACACGCGGACCACAGTGCAAGGGACAGAAATCAGCTTTCCAGTTGGTATCGCACCTACTGCCTTTCACTGCCTGGCCTGGCACGAAGGAGAGGTGGCCACCGCTCGGG CCACTGAGGCTCTCAACACTTGCTACATCACCAGCACTTACTCCACCTGCTCAGTGGAGGAGATTGTGGCAGCAGCACCAAATGGTTACCGCTGGTTCCAGCTGTACGTGTACCGAGACCGGAAGCTGTCTGAACAGATTGTGCACCGCGTAGAGGCACTGGGCTACAAGGCCCTGGTCCTCACGGTCGACGTCCCCTACACCGGGAAGCGCCGCAACGACATCCGCAACCAGTTCAAGCTGCCGCCACACCTTAAGGTCAAGAATTTTGATGGAGTGTTCCAG CAGGAGACGGCAGCCCCAGAGGAGTATGGGATCCCAGCCAACACTTTGGACCCCTCCATCAGCTGGAAGGATGTGTACTGGCTGCAGTCCATCACCCGTCTGCCTATTATCATCAAGGGAATCCTGACCAAGGAGGACGCCGAGCTGGCTGTGGAGCATGGCGTCCAGGGCATCATTGTGTCAAACCACGGGGGGAGACAGCTGGACGGAGGCCCAGCTTCG ATTGACGCACTGTCGGAGATCGTGGACACAGTTCAGGGCAGGATCGAGATCTATGTGGACGGAGGCATCAGGACAGGAAGTGATGTATTGAAAGCGCTAGCCTTGGGAGCCAAGTGTGTTTTCATTGGCCGTCCAGCAGTGTGGGGCCTTGCATACAAG GGTGAGGAAGGATTGAGGGAAGTGCTGCAAATCTTAAATGATGAGTTCCGTCTGTCCATGGCTTTATCAG GTTGCAGGAACGTGGCAGAAATCAACCGGAACCTCATTCAGTGCTCTAAACTCTAA
- the hao2 gene encoding hydroxyacid oxidase 2 isoform X2 translates to MNICNREGGRCAEMAMVCLTDFEEYAKEHLSKATWDYYAAGADECCTRDDNLLAYKRIRLRPRILRDVSVSDTRTTVQGTEISFPVGIAPTAFHCLAWHEGEVATARATEALNTCYITSTYSTCSVEEIVAAAPNGYRWFQLYVYRDRKLSEQIVHRVEALGYKALVLTVDVPYTGKRRNDIRNQFKLPPHLKVKNFDGVFQETAAPEEYGIPANTLDPSISWKDVYWLQSITRLPIIIKGILTKEDAELAVEHGVQGIIVSNHGGRQLDGGPASIDALSEIVDTVQGRIEIYVDGGIRTGSDVLKALALGAKCVFIGRPAVWGLAYKGEEGLREVLQILNDEFRLSMALSGCRNVAEINRNLIQCSKL, encoded by the exons ATGAACATTTGTAATCG AGAGGGAGGCCGCTGTGCAGAGATGGCTATGGTATGCCTGACGGACTTTGAGGAGTATGCTAAGGAGCATCTCTCAAAGGCCACCTGGGATTATTATGCAGCTGGAGCAGACGAATGCTGCACCAGGGACGACAATCTACTGGCTTACAAAAG GATCCGTCTCAGGCCTCGTATCCTGCGGGATGTGTCGGTTAGTGACACGCGGACCACAGTGCAAGGGACAGAAATCAGCTTTCCAGTTGGTATCGCACCTACTGCCTTTCACTGCCTGGCCTGGCACGAAGGAGAGGTGGCCACCGCTCGGG CCACTGAGGCTCTCAACACTTGCTACATCACCAGCACTTACTCCACCTGCTCAGTGGAGGAGATTGTGGCAGCAGCACCAAATGGTTACCGCTGGTTCCAGCTGTACGTGTACCGAGACCGGAAGCTGTCTGAACAGATTGTGCACCGCGTAGAGGCACTGGGCTACAAGGCCCTGGTCCTCACGGTCGACGTCCCCTACACCGGGAAGCGCCGCAACGACATCCGCAACCAGTTCAAGCTGCCGCCACACCTTAAGGTCAAGAATTTTGATGGAGTGTTCCAG GAGACGGCAGCCCCAGAGGAGTATGGGATCCCAGCCAACACTTTGGACCCCTCCATCAGCTGGAAGGATGTGTACTGGCTGCAGTCCATCACCCGTCTGCCTATTATCATCAAGGGAATCCTGACCAAGGAGGACGCCGAGCTGGCTGTGGAGCATGGCGTCCAGGGCATCATTGTGTCAAACCACGGGGGGAGACAGCTGGACGGAGGCCCAGCTTCG ATTGACGCACTGTCGGAGATCGTGGACACAGTTCAGGGCAGGATCGAGATCTATGTGGACGGAGGCATCAGGACAGGAAGTGATGTATTGAAAGCGCTAGCCTTGGGAGCCAAGTGTGTTTTCATTGGCCGTCCAGCAGTGTGGGGCCTTGCATACAAG GGTGAGGAAGGATTGAGGGAAGTGCTGCAAATCTTAAATGATGAGTTCCGTCTGTCCATGGCTTTATCAG GTTGCAGGAACGTGGCAGAAATCAACCGGAACCTCATTCAGTGCTCTAAACTCTAA